AGAGGCGTCAAGTTGTAGGCCGCCAGTTTGCGCGGATCCAGCCACAGACGCATGGCGTAGGTTTTGGCGCCCCACAGCTGCACCTCGCTGACGCCCGGAATGGTGCGCACACGCTCGCGCAGAACGTTGGTCGCCCAATCGGTCACTTCGAGCAGGCCGCGCGTCTCGCTTTTGATGTTGAGAAAGACAATCGGCACCGCATCGGCGTCCGCCTTGATGACCTGCGGCGCATCGGCGTCCGGCGGCAGCTGGCGCTGGGCGCGTGAAACGCGATCGCGCACGTCGTTCGCCGCATCCTCGAGCTTGATGCCCAAATTGAATTCCACGGTTATATTGGACCGGCCTTCGCGGCTGACCGAAGTGATCGACCGCACGCCGGCAATGCCGCTGAGCGACTCTTCCAACGGCTCGGTAATCTGTGATTCGATAACGTCGGCGTTGGCGCCGATATAATTGGCCGAAACGGTAACGACGGCCGGATCGACGTTGGGAAACTCGCGCACCCCCAAAAAGCTGAAGCCGATGATCCCCAGAATGACGATGAACAGCGACATGACCATCGCCAAAACGGGTCTACGAATGCTGACGGAAGAAAGGCTCATCGCACGTTCCTCCCGTTATTCGAAGGCGGTGATGCGGACCGGCGCATTCGGCCGCAGCAGCAGGATGCCGCTCGTAATGACCGTATCGCCGGCGGCTGCGCCGCGCAGCAGCTGCACCTTTTCTTGCGTGCGGATGCCGGTTTCCACCGGCGTCGGCACTGCCTTTCCGGAACGACAGAGGTAAATGATCTGCCGCTCCATTTCGGGAATCAGCGCCTGACTGGGGACCATCAGCGCCTGTTCGTCGACGTTGAGCAGAAGCTCCACCTGCGCGAAGGAGCCGGGCACCAATCGGCCGTCTGGATTCGGGCATTTGGCGCGCAGATAAAGCGTCCGCGTCGTTTCGTCGATTTTGGGCTCCACGGCATAAACGACGGCGCGGTGAATCTCGCTCTGTCCCTGAACCCGAAAATTGATCTCCAGACCTGGGCGCACGGCCGAGGCGTAGCGCTCGGGGACGGTGAATTCGATCTTGATCGGATCGCTGTCGACCAAGTTGGCGATCACCGTATTCGGCGAGACATAGCTGCCCTCGCTGACGAACCGCAGTCCGATGCGTCCGGAGAAAGGCGCGGTGATTTTCGTCTTCTGCAGCTGCGCCTCCAGCAGCTTTACCTCCGCCTCTAAAACATTCAAGCGGTTGAGGGCGGCCTCATAGGTTTCCTGACTAACCGCCTCAATTTCAAGCTGCTGCCGTTGACGCCGCTCCGTGCCTGCGGCAAGCTCCTTCTGAAACAGCGTCCTCTGCAGCTGCGCCTGCAGCTCGGCATCGTTGATCTGCAGCAGCAGATCCCCTTTTTTAATCCGACTTCCTTCCTGAAAATAGATCGCCGTCACCTTGCCGGGCACTTCGCTGCGCAAATCGACGGCCTCGTTGGGCTGCAGCGAGCCGGTGACCACGATCTTATCTTCCAGACGCTCCGGCTTGAGCACATGCGCTTTGACGGTAATCGCTCCGCCCCGCGCCGCTGCCGGCTGTCGTACGGCAGACTTTTCCGAAAAGATGCGGAAGACGATCAGCCCTGCAGCCGCAGCAATAATCACTATTCCGATGATTGTCTTTTTCATAAGTCTCCTAACACGATCGGCGGAATCGCTCAATAAAAGCGATACGTTTTCTTTAAATAGTAAAACGCAGGCGGCCTGTTTTTGTTTTCATTCATCGTGACAATTTACCAGACCAGCTGCCCCATCCTTGAGGATAAAAGCGGTCGGCAAATGCCGGATTCTCCAACAGATGTTTGTCGATTTCTCCGGCATCGCGCTCGATAAGATATTTTAATTCTTCCAAATCGCTCGACCATCTGAACCCGTTCCAAAACTCGAAACCTTCGAACTGAGTTTTGTAGAGAGCATTGCGACTGTAACAGCTGCCGAGGTAGATATGTTGAAAGCCCTGAGCGGCAAATTCTACCACCGCGCGGGTCATCATGTACATGCCCAAATTACGGCTCTTCATCTCCAAGTCGTAAAAGGCATAATAATAAAAAGCGGCGCGCGGCGGCTGGAGAAAAAGAACGGTCAAGCCGACCTCTTTTTCACCTTCGCGAAAAAGCATGACATGTGTGCACACCGGCGAAGTGAATAGACTGTCGAGCCGCTCGTAAGTCATGGTATCCGGACCGAATCGACGGTCAGCATAGCTTTTGCAGAACTCGCGGCGTTCGGAAGTGTAGTGAAAGTCGGCTCGGGGTAGGAGAGCACACTGCAGTCCTTCTCCTTTGCGCAGCACGCGTCGATTTTCCGAAGAAGGCGAAAAAAGCGGCAAAGCGACGCGCACATGTCGACACATGTAAAACCGGTCGAGGGTGCGGGTGCTCGGCAAAAAGCCGGCCGCAAAAAGGTCCGCCGGCGTTTCGCCCTCCTCCGGAAAAGCCCAAATCACATAGGGAAAAATGTAATGCGCGTAATCCGATTTGTACTCGGAGAACAACAGCTTCATGGTGTTCCTTTATTGACCGGACGTTAACGGCTCGGCATCACTCTTCGCCCGGAGGCCACAGACTCTTGCCGATGTCGAGACGGTAGTAGCTGCTCAGGCAATAGATTTTGCGGATGTTCTCGTAGGCTTTGGCAATCGCCGCTTCCATGGAGGGGCCGACGGCGACCACGTCCGCCACGCGGTGGCCGGACATAAGCATTCTGCCCTTACGGTCGGCGACCACTTCGTTCCACCAAATATCGCAAGTCGGTTCGCCGGTCAACTGCACCGTCAAAAAAGGCCCTTCAATTTTGGTATAAGGATACCCCCAGCCGGCGAGCGTGAGCGTACAGGCGTATTCTCGGCCTTTGTGAAATTCGATGTTGAGAGGACGGTTGTGGCCGACCGCCAAAAACACTTCGACCGGATTTTTCAGCATGCGACAGAGCGCCGGTCCGGTGGTGATGCCGGTGCGGACATTGAATTCGATCACGTGCCACTTGCCGTCGCGCTTCACGCAGGTCGACTGAACCGGACCGTGGAAGTTGGTTCGGCGGAACCAGGGCAGCAGCGGCTCGAGCGTCTCGCGCACAATGCCGTATTTATCCTCGGTATCCACTTCAACCAATCCGCCGAGCGGCGCCCCGGCCACCGGGCCCATGTTTCCGTCAAAGGCGCGCTTGTATTCCTGGTTGGTCACCATGGGATAGATTTTGCCGTCGCTGACGAACGCGACGTGGCCTGCTTCCCGCCGCCCCATGTACTCCTGCAGAAAGACGCCCTCGGCATAGTTGACGTGCTCCAGCCAGCTCAAAGTGTCTTCGACCGTTTCGGTTACGATGGTATGAACCGGAGAACCGGGGGCGCAAAGCGGGTTTTTGATCACGTACGGCAAAGGATTGGCGCGCACATACTCTACGGCGTCCAGGCGATTTTTGGCGACATAAGCTTTCGGCACCGGGATACCGTACAGCTCGCACAGTCTGCGGCCGTAATCGCGGTCGCGCTCGAGCTTCATCGCCTCACCGTACGGCGAAAGAATGGGAACCTGCATGGCGAGGAACTCGTCCTTCCACTCGGCCTCATGCCAATTGATCGACATGGGGATCACCAAATCGATCTGCTTTTCGCGCACGAGGGGGCAAGGGTTGGGATAATCTTTGAAATGAAAGGTCTCGCCGTACAGCGACGGGCCATAATCGCCGTAATTGCGGGTCAAATAGCAGCACACCTCGGCGCCGTTTTCGGCCAAGGTGCGCATCGCAGAGGCCGCATAGGAGCCGATGCCCCACAGCATGATCTTGGGCTTTGAACCGGAAATGATGGATTCCATCTCTATTCCTCTGGCAATTTTGCGCATTTCGGCATCAAATCGATCGAAAAGACTCTATCCTCTAAAAAAGATCATCCAAACCCAATCAAGCAATGCGTGCAGCCAGACGGCGGCAGTAAGCTTTTTTGTGCGGATGAAAATCCAGGCGTAAAAACCGCCGGCGACGAACGAGAAAAAAGCATAAGACCAGGAGAAAGGCGAATCCGCGGCCATGAAATACGGGCCTGAAGGCGGCAGAGGGCTGCGGCTCTTTGCCAGAGCGAAGAGAAGCGAAGAAGCAAAAATTGCCGTGCCGACCGCCCATTTTCTTCCCTGAAAAATCTGGAGAAAATATTTATAGAATACGGCGCGGAAAAGAAGCTCTTCGGGCAATGCAACGAGGAAAAAGAGCAGAACGCCCTGCGTTAGGAGCGTCAGAAAAGACGGCAAATGATCGGTAATCGTCAACAATCCGGTAAAGGGAGCGAAAATCAGCAGGACCAAAAACAGGAGGATAAAATTGAGCACAATTTGACGGACCTCATCGGCCTTGAGGCGAAAGGTAAAGCCGACATCGAGGCGCGGCAGATAAATATTAAGGCCGATGGTCGACAAGAGAGCGGCAAAGGCCAAGGGCTGCACAAGGGGCCGGCTGAGCGGAGCCGTCCAGTTCGGTACATGGCCGATAAAAAACAGCAGCCACAGCCAGATAAGCAATATGGTTTTAGACAGCACCTTTGCCGGATCGATCAGCGCAGTTAAAAGCAGACCGCCGATCATCCAAATCGTCGTCCAGGTTAAGGTATGCGGTCCCGCGTGTCCTGCCGAAAAGCCCCAAAGCGCAGCAGACAAGCCGACGATTAAAAAAGAAACGGCGGATAACCGGCGGACTCGGTTCGGCGATTCTGCCGCGGCCTTTAATAGCGGCGGATTGGCGGCAAAGATGAGCGGCGCTGCAGAAACCGTCACCAGGAAAAGCGTCGCAAGCATCCTGCCGACGCTCTGTTGAACCTCAATGAGGTATCGGCCTGCGCTCAGCATGAGCAAACCGGTTAGAATGATCGACAAGCGCAGATCCGGCGTAATAGAGTCTTTGTGACGGCGTTTATTTTTCATTTAATATGCAGTTTTTCGTCTCGTCGTCATAAGCTGCCGCTAATATAGAAATTCTTTTTCATTTGCCCAATTCCTTTGTTGACGACGAGGTGGAAAACGCCGTACAGAGCCGGCAATCGAATGGTTAGACTGGATGAAGACCGTCTCGGTAGAGGTTGGGAAAGACGCCTGTTACGGAAGGCGTCAGCCGAGTCTGGAACAGTCAAAAAAAAGCCGAAGCATCTTTTGCTTCGGCTGAGAGTCGGGGCGAGAGGATTTGAACCTCCGACTTCTTGGTCCCGAACCAAGCGCGCTAACCGGACTGCGCTACGCCCCGAAAAGCGGGTCAAATATAGAGAAAGAGGCGGTTAAAAGCAACAGAAAAATCATCAGAGCACGTACTTGATGACGACAAAGCCGCCGATCAGCAGGATGGTGAAAAGAATCGCCAGCCAGTTAAAATATTTGTCAATGAACGACTTGATCGGCTCGCCCCATTTCCAGATCAGACCGGCGACAAGGAAAAAGCGTGCCCCGCGACTGACGATCGAAGCCAGGATCATCATGGGAAAACTGACATCGAAGGCGCCCGCAGAAATGGTAAACACTTTAAAGGGAATGGGTGTAAATCCGGCGGTAAAAATAACCCAAAAATTCCACTGTTCATACAGTCCCTGAACGCGATAGAAAAGCGCGTGCGTAAAGCCGGGAACATGGGCGAAGAACCAGTTTGCCAGGCCGGAAAAGCCGCCGTCCGTCCACCAGAGCGAATGGCCGATCCAGTAGCCGAATGCGGCGCCGAGGACCGAAGCCGTCGTACAGTTGAAGGCAAAGCGAAAGGCTTTCGCTCGGCTGCCGAGCACCAGAGCTATGAGCAGAGCGTCGGGCGGCACAGGGAAAAAAGACGCCTCGGCAAAGCTGAGAATAAAAAGCGCGGCGGCGCCGTAAGGGCTTTCGGCCCAACTCAACACCCAGTCGTAGAGTCTTCGGATGACATGCGGTTTGACTGCGGTTCGATCGGCTTGGGTCACACTCGAAATAGAATTCATCCCTCACCACCAAAATGTTTTTAAAATGAGCAGAATAAAGCGCAACGTATCTGCGCCCGGTCGGATGGAGCTTTTTTGTCCGGTGTAGATCGTCGCTATGGGTATTTCGTTAAAGACGGCGCTTTTCCTGCCGAGCCGGATGAGCAGCTCGGATTCGAGTTGGAACCCTTTCTCCCGCAGCGGCAGGCCGACCAGGCTGTCGACGCGAAAAGCGCGCATACCGCACTGGCTGTCGTGGATCCTCCTGCCTCCGGTCAACGATACGAGGATGGAGGTGATGCCGTTGCTCAGCTGCCGATGCAGCGGCATGGTTCGCCGGTCGATTCGATTGGCAAGAACGGCGTCAAGCCCGCTGCGCATGGCGCGAAAAAAGTTCGGCAAAGCCTGCGCCGGATGCTGTCCGTCGCTGTCCATGAAAAGAATCCACTCATATCCCTCCTGCCGCGCGATGTTCAAAGCGGTCAAAATCGCTGCGGCCTTGCCGAAATTGTGCGGATGTCGAACCACTCGGGCACGGCAGTCAGCGGCCCGTTCGGCAGTCGCATCGACAGACCCGTCGTCGACCACCAGAACATGCGCCAAAGGATGGTGAACGGAAATGTCCTTTAGACAGGCGACGATGTGATTCGCTTCATTATAGGCAGGCAGCGCAATGAGTGTTTTCGGCTTGCCTTCCACGCGTTTTGCAGCGGGCTTATTTGATTCGTTTGAAAATATTAAAGCCGTGCGGCGTCTCGATGATCTCGCTCACCTGGTCGATCTTGAGCGCGGCAATGGCGTTTTCGATGACCGGTGCAAAGTCGCCGCGATTGAAATAGCCCAGATCGCCTCCCATCGGCGCGCTGGGGGCTATCGATTTGGCTTTGGCCAGCTCGCTGAAATCTTTGCCCGCCTTCAATTCGGCCAGGATCTGTTCCGCTTCGGCGCGGGTTTTGACGAGAATATGGAGCGCATGAAACTCGCCGAGCGGCTTGGTCGGCGTCGTGCTCGTCGACGGCTTCCAGATCCAACCGGTAATTTGCACCTTCAGCCAATTATCCTGCTCATAGAGCACGATCATTTCCGTGCCCTGCAAAAGCGCGCCGATCTTTTGCCCCTTCGGCGCATCGCGTAAATTTTCCTCCTGAACGCCGACATAGACCTTTTTCGTTTGCGCAAAGATCGGCAAGGCGATCGCCCATATCAATAAGCAAACAACCAATCGATTCAACACGGCCTCCGTTGCTTGGTTGAGAGATTCGGGGACGTTTTTTTCAATCTGTTAAATGTATAAAATTTTTACCTTTTTCCGAACACTTTTTTAACTACCGGCGCCTGAGGAATGTCAGCGGGCCGCGGCTCTTTCTTGCCGCAAGCTCTCCACTTCGGCGATGAGCGCCGAGACGATCTCGCTTTCCGCAACTTTGCGGATGATAACGCCCTTGCGAAAAAGCACGGCGCTGCCTTTTCCGCAGGCGACGCCGACGTCGGCTTCCTTGGCTTCACCCGGCCCGTTGACGACGCACCCCATCACCGCGACGGTCAGCGGCTCTTCGATCCCGGCCAGCCGCCGCTCCACTTCTTCGGCTATGGGGATTAGATCGACCTGCGTGCGGCTGCAGGTGGGACAGGAGATCAGATTGACGCCGCGCCGCGAAAGATCGAGCGCTTTTAAAATTTGATACCCGACATAAACCTCCTCGACCGGGTCGCCCGTGAGCGAAACGCGCAATGTGTCGCCGATCCCTTCGGCCAGCAGGATGCCGAGCGCCACAGCCGATTTGATGGTTCCGGAGCGTACCGTTCCCGCTTCGGTGACGCCGATGTGCAGCGGTACGTCGGTGTGACGCGAGGCCTCGCGATAGGCGGCAATCGTTTTGACGACGTCGGATGATTTGAGCGAGAGCACCAAGTCTTCGGCGCCGAATTCGCGGCAGAGATCGATGTTGCGCAGCGCGCTGCGAACCAGAGCGCGTACCGTGGGTCCGCCCTCCTCTTTTAGGATATCTTTTTCGATAGACCCTGAATTGACGCCGACGCGGATGGGCACCTTGGCGGCTACCGCCCGTTCGACCACCGCCCGAACTTTTTCCCGTCCGCCGATGTTGCCGGGGTTAATACGGATTTTGTCGGCTCCCGCATCGATGGCCGCCAGAGCCAGTTCATAGTTAAAGTGAATGTCCGCCACCAACGGCGCATCGATTCGGCGACGAATGGCGGCAAAAGCCTTGGCTGCCGCCTGCGACGGCACCGCCAGCCGGACAATCTGACAGCCGGCCTGCAGCAACCGTTCGATCTGCCGCAGAGTGGCATCGACATCCTCGGTCTTGGTGTTGGTCATCGACTGCACGCTGATCGGCGCACCGTCTCCGACCGCCAGGTTGCGCACGTACACTCGCCGAGTACGAGAACCCATTTCCTCCTCTATGTTCAATCGTTTTGCTGAGAAGAAATTTAGCAAAAATAAGGCGGGAAAACTAAAATAAAAAGCGGGTCTTGCGACCCGCTCGTGAGGAAAGAAGCGCAGTGGAAAAGTGTTGATTCAAAATGTGAATCAACACCCATCACAAACGAATTCATAGTGCATTTTGTTCTGCCTCGCGTGGCGACGAGCCTGCCAAACCTGCAGGGCTTTTTTCCATTCCCCTTCTTTTTTCTCGTCGAAAAAGATATAGTTCGTATTGTACTCGTCGCTTTCCGGCCCGAAATCGTCTATAAATATATAAGCCATCGTCTCCTCCATTTTTTAAGACGCCTTAATTAACAGATCCAATGTTGCGTTATCATAAAGAAAGCGTAAAATTTGCACTATCATTGAAAAGGAATTGCAAAAGTTGGAGCGATTTTGTTTATTTGAGCGGTCAATATCGTGAGGAGATCATGAGCCTTTGGCAAAAGATTGTTGATTTAGAAGCAAAAGGCGGGGCGGCGGTATTAGCGACGGTGGTGGAGGCGTCAGGTTCGGCGCCGCGGGAGGTCGGAGCCAAGATGCTGGTTTATGCGGACGGTACAATTGAGGGTACGATCGGCGGCGGCGCGATCGAAAAAGCCGTGATCGAGGAGTGCATGGCGGCAATGCGCACTCAGCGGCCGAAGCTGCTCGAGTACGAACTGACCGAACTGCAGATGAGCTGGGGCGGCAGGGTTAAAATTTTTATCGAGCCGCTCTTTTCCGCGCCGCCGCTGATCGTCTTCGGCGCCGGTCACGTCGGCAAAGCGATGGCCGCCGTAGCCGATCTGCTCGGCTTCCGCGTGACGGTCGTCGACAATCGGCCGGAATTTGCCAATGCGCAGCGCTTCCCAAACGCTGAAAAAATTCTGGCTAAAGAGTACTCTGCCGCATTGCCCGAACTCGAGTTTACGCCCGAAACCTGCCTCGTAATCGCGACGCACCAACACAGCCACGATCGCGAAATTTTAGAGTACTGCGTGCGTCAACCGTTTGCTTATTTGGGGATGATCGGCAGCCGCACAAAGGTTCAGCAGACCTTCAAGGCGCTCGAAGAGGCGGGCATCGACCGGGCGGCGCTGCAAAGGGTGCATTCGCCGATGGGGTTGGCGATCGGCGCCCGCACACCGGAGGAAATCGCCGTGTCGGTGGCTGCGGAAATGATCGCAGTGCGCTGCGGCGTCGACGTTTCGGCGCTTTCCATGAGGCTGCAGAATGATTAGCGGCTTGATCTTGGCAGCCGGCGAGTCGCGGCGCATGGGCGAAGTAAAGCCGCTCCTGCGCATCAACGGCCTGACTTTTCTTCAACACATCGAGCAGGCGCTGCGCGGAGCAGGGATCGAAGAAATTATAGCGGTTATCGGTCATCAAGCCGCGCGCATCCAAAATGAAAGCGGCGCAAACGTCCGTTTCGTCGACAATCCGAACTATCAGCTCGGTCAACTGTCGTCACTGCAGACGGGCATTCGCGCCGTCGGCAACGCCGAGGCGGTCATCGTCTGTTTGGTGGACCAACCGCACGTTCAGCGCGCATGGATCGAACAGCTCATTACCGCTTTTCGCGAGGCTCATCCCCTCATCGTTCGACCTTGCTGCAAGGGACGCTGCGGTCATCCCGTGCTTTATGCTGCCGAACTTTTTGCGGAGTTTCTGAACTTGCCCCTAACCGAAACGGCCAAGGCGGTTTTTCGGCGCCACGGCGAACGCACCCGCCTCGTCGAGATCGATTCGGAAGGGATCCTGTTCGACGCCGATACACCGGAGGATTTGCAGGCCGTTCGCCGCTTTTTCGATAAAACCGAATGAAAGACCTTGGTCACTCGGCTCCGTGTTTGAAGCAGCTGCGTTTCGGCGTGCACTCATGCGGCGAGGCGGCGTTGAAATCCGGCCCCAGCGCCGAAACCGTACGCAGACATTGATATTGCGCTGTCAGCCTCTTGTCCTTTGCGGCAGAGGGATCGAGCAGACCCGGATAGCGCGGACCGACGCGCATCAACAGAGGGCAGACTTTGTATTCCATGGCCGTGCTTCGAATGCTTCAAAATTCTA
Above is a genomic segment from candidate division KSB1 bacterium containing:
- a CDS encoding phosphoribosylamine--glycine ligase; protein product: MESIISGSKPKIMLWGIGSYAASAMRTLAENGAEVCCYLTRNYGDYGPSLYGETFHFKDYPNPCPLVREKQIDLVIPMSINWHEAEWKDEFLAMQVPILSPYGEAMKLERDRDYGRRLCELYGIPVPKAYVAKNRLDAVEYVRANPLPYVIKNPLCAPGSPVHTIVTETVEDTLSWLEHVNYAEGVFLQEYMGRREAGHVAFVSDGKIYPMVTNQEYKRAFDGNMGPVAGAPLGGLVEVDTEDKYGIVRETLEPLLPWFRRTNFHGPVQSTCVKRDGKWHVIEFNVRTGITTGPALCRMLKNPVEVFLAVGHNRPLNIEFHKGREYACTLTLAGWGYPYTKIEGPFLTVQLTGEPTCDIWWNEVVADRKGRMLMSGHRVADVVAVGPSMEAAIAKAYENIRKIYCLSSYYRLDIGKSLWPPGEE
- the ispG gene encoding flavodoxin-dependent (E)-4-hydroxy-3-methylbut-2-enyl-diphosphate synthase; protein product: MGSRTRRVYVRNLAVGDGAPISVQSMTNTKTEDVDATLRQIERLLQAGCQIVRLAVPSQAAAKAFAAIRRRIDAPLVADIHFNYELALAAIDAGADKIRINPGNIGGREKVRAVVERAVAAKVPIRVGVNSGSIEKDILKEEGGPTVRALVRSALRNIDLCREFGAEDLVLSLKSSDVVKTIAAYREASRHTDVPLHIGVTEAGTVRSGTIKSAVALGILLAEGIGDTLRVSLTGDPVEEVYVGYQILKALDLSRRGVNLISCPTCSRTQVDLIPIAEEVERRLAGIEEPLTVAVMGCVVNGPGEAKEADVGVACGKGSAVLFRKGVIIRKVAESEIVSALIAEVESLRQERAAAR
- the xdhC gene encoding xanthine dehydrogenase accessory protein XdhC, yielding MSLWQKIVDLEAKGGAAVLATVVEASGSAPREVGAKMLVYADGTIEGTIGGGAIEKAVIEECMAAMRTQRPKLLEYELTELQMSWGGRVKIFIEPLFSAPPLIVFGAGHVGKAMAAVADLLGFRVTVVDNRPEFANAQRFPNAEKILAKEYSAALPELEFTPETCLVIATHQHSHDREILEYCVRQPFAYLGMIGSRTKVQQTFKALEEAGIDRAALQRVHSPMGLAIGARTPEEIAVSVAAEMIAVRCGVDVSALSMRLQND
- a CDS encoding peptidylprolyl isomerase, producing MNRLVVCLLIWAIALPIFAQTKKVYVGVQEENLRDAPKGQKIGALLQGTEMIVLYEQDNWLKVQITGWIWKPSTSTTPTKPLGEFHALHILVKTRAEAEQILAELKAGKDFSELAKAKSIAPSAPMGGDLGYFNRGDFAPVIENAIAALKIDQVSEIIETPHGFNIFKRIK
- a CDS encoding CPBP family intramembrane metalloprotease; the protein is MKNKRRHKDSITPDLRLSIILTGLLMLSAGRYLIEVQQSVGRMLATLFLVTVSAAPLIFAANPPLLKAAAESPNRVRRLSAVSFLIVGLSAALWGFSAGHAGPHTLTWTTIWMIGGLLLTALIDPAKVLSKTILLIWLWLLFFIGHVPNWTAPLSRPLVQPLAFAALLSTIGLNIYLPRLDVGFTFRLKADEVRQIVLNFILLFLVLLIFAPFTGLLTITDHLPSFLTLLTQGVLLFFLVALPEELLFRAVFYKYFLQIFQGRKWAVGTAIFASSLLFALAKSRSPLPPSGPYFMAADSPFSWSYAFFSFVAGGFYAWIFIRTKKLTAAVWLHALLDWVWMIFFRG
- a CDS encoding efflux RND transporter periplasmic adaptor subunit, translated to MKKTIIGIVIIAAAAGLIVFRIFSEKSAVRQPAAARGGAITVKAHVLKPERLEDKIVVTGSLQPNEAVDLRSEVPGKVTAIYFQEGSRIKKGDLLLQINDAELQAQLQRTLFQKELAAGTERRQRQQLEIEAVSQETYEAALNRLNVLEAEVKLLEAQLQKTKITAPFSGRIGLRFVSEGSYVSPNTVIANLVDSDPIKIEFTVPERYASAVRPGLEINFRVQGQSEIHRAVVYAVEPKIDETTRTLYLRAKCPNPDGRLVPGSFAQVELLLNVDEQALMVPSQALIPEMERQIIYLCRSGKAVPTPVETGIRTQEKVQLLRGAAAGDTVITSGILLLRPNAPVRITAFE
- a CDS encoding DedA family protein translates to MNSISSVTQADRTAVKPHVIRRLYDWVLSWAESPYGAAALFILSFAEASFFPVPPDALLIALVLGSRAKAFRFAFNCTTASVLGAAFGYWIGHSLWWTDGGFSGLANWFFAHVPGFTHALFYRVQGLYEQWNFWVIFTAGFTPIPFKVFTISAGAFDVSFPMMILASIVSRGARFFLVAGLIWKWGEPIKSFIDKYFNWLAILFTILLIGGFVVIKYVL
- a CDS encoding glycosyltransferase family 2 protein; its protein translation is MEGKPKTLIALPAYNEANHIVACLKDISVHHPLAHVLVVDDGSVDATAERAADCRARVVRHPHNFGKAAAILTALNIARQEGYEWILFMDSDGQHPAQALPNFFRAMRSGLDAVLANRIDRRTMPLHRQLSNGITSILVSLTGGRRIHDSQCGMRAFRVDSLVGLPLREKGFQLESELLIRLGRKSAVFNEIPIATIYTGQKSSIRPGADTLRFILLILKTFWW
- a CDS encoding nucleotidyltransferase family protein, translating into MISGLILAAGESRRMGEVKPLLRINGLTFLQHIEQALRGAGIEEIIAVIGHQAARIQNESGANVRFVDNPNYQLGQLSSLQTGIRAVGNAEAVIVCLVDQPHVQRAWIEQLITAFREAHPLIVRPCCKGRCGHPVLYAAELFAEFLNLPLTETAKAVFRRHGERTRLVEIDSEGILFDADTPEDLQAVRRFFDKTE